From Actinopolymorpha cephalotaxi, one genomic window encodes:
- a CDS encoding NAD-dependent epimerase/dehydratase family protein: MRILVLGGTVFLSAAVAAEAVARGHEVTCAARGTSGEPPAGTSFVRVDRDDPDGLAPLAGREFDAVVDVARLPSQVARAVAALGDGVRHWTFVSSISVYTDNSTPKQNPHTGPVHDPLPDDADEGDVANYGPAKVSCEQAVLASLGDRANVVRAGLIVGPGDRSDRFTYWPVRLARGGEVLAPGAPDEPVQVIDVRDLAAWIVRSAETGVVGVFDATAPAVGRGEFLDRVAAGVADAMMKAGADVDSVAGADTEPKLTWVDQEFLTAQKVDPWAGPRSLPVWLPLPEYAGMLDHDVSETLAAGLAVRDLAQTARDTLTWALETGLGQAGSAGSGDAAGSAGSAGSGDAADSAGLRAGLTATEEADVLAAWHRR; the protein is encoded by the coding sequence ACGAGGTGACCTGCGCGGCCCGCGGCACCAGTGGTGAGCCACCGGCCGGAACATCGTTCGTCCGCGTCGACCGCGACGACCCCGACGGGCTGGCCCCGCTGGCCGGCCGGGAGTTCGACGCGGTGGTCGACGTCGCCCGGCTGCCCAGTCAGGTCGCCCGGGCGGTGGCCGCGCTCGGCGACGGCGTACGCCACTGGACGTTCGTCTCCTCGATCAGCGTCTACACCGACAACTCCACTCCGAAGCAGAACCCGCACACCGGTCCCGTGCACGACCCGCTGCCCGACGACGCGGACGAGGGCGACGTGGCGAACTACGGGCCGGCGAAGGTCTCCTGCGAGCAGGCCGTGCTCGCCTCCCTCGGCGACCGGGCCAACGTCGTGCGCGCCGGGCTGATCGTCGGGCCGGGCGACCGGAGCGACCGGTTCACCTACTGGCCGGTGCGGCTGGCGCGGGGCGGCGAGGTGCTCGCGCCGGGGGCGCCCGACGAACCCGTGCAGGTGATCGACGTACGCGACCTCGCGGCCTGGATCGTCCGGTCCGCGGAGACCGGAGTGGTCGGCGTCTTCGACGCCACCGCTCCCGCCGTGGGGCGCGGTGAGTTCCTGGACCGCGTCGCGGCCGGGGTCGCCGACGCCATGATGAAGGCCGGAGCGGACGTGGACTCCGTCGCCGGCGCGGACACCGAGCCGAAGCTGACCTGGGTGGACCAGGAGTTCCTGACGGCGCAGAAGGTCGACCCGTGGGCGGGGCCGCGGTCGCTGCCGGTCTGGCTGCCGCTCCCGGAGTACGCCGGGATGCTCGATCACGACGTCAGCGAGACGCTGGCCGCCGGGCTGGCCGTCCGCGACCTCGCCCAGACCGCCCGCGACACCCTGACCTGGGCCCTGGAGACCGGCCTCGGCCAGGCCGGCTCGGCCGGCTCGGGCGACGCTGCCGGCTCGGCCGGCTCGGCCGGCTCGGGCGACGCTGCCGACTCGGCCGGCCTGCGCGCCGGGCTGACCGCGACGGAGGAGGCTGACGTCCTCGCCGCCTGGCACCGGCGTTGA